The following proteins are co-located in the Shouchella hunanensis genome:
- a CDS encoding isochorismatase family protein: MKQGLLIIDTQKELVDGSEVEEGVVDKQRLLGNINHLIKKARELGVPVLFIRDKDVANGMGDGFDVHPSLWREQSDIVFDKEATNAFYQTGLLQHIKENDMQHLVIAGCKTEHCIDTAVRTATVNGLDVTLVGDAHSTSNTKYLAAQQIIDHHNHALHGHYNVDHFSIVRETQEEVFSPTHHMYR, encoded by the coding sequence GTGAAACAAGGTTTACTCATTATTGATACGCAAAAAGAGTTAGTAGATGGAAGCGAAGTAGAGGAAGGGGTTGTTGATAAACAACGATTGCTTGGGAATATAAACCACCTTATTAAAAAAGCGCGTGAACTGGGAGTTCCTGTTCTTTTCATTCGAGATAAAGATGTTGCAAATGGAATGGGAGACGGGTTTGATGTTCACCCTTCTTTATGGAGAGAACAGAGCGATATTGTGTTTGATAAAGAAGCAACAAATGCGTTTTATCAGACAGGGTTACTTCAGCATATTAAGGAAAATGACATGCAGCATCTTGTTATTGCCGGTTGTAAAACAGAACATTGCATTGATACGGCAGTACGTACCGCTACAGTGAATGGTCTTGACGTAACATTGGTTGGCGATGCTCATTCTACCTCAAATACGAAATACTTAGCGGCACAACAAATCATTGATCATCATAACCATGCACTCCATGGACATTATAATGTTGACCATTTTTCTATTGTACGCGAAACACAGGAAGAGGTTTTTTCACCAACTCACCATATGTATCGATAG
- a CDS encoding GrpB family protein codes for MRKLEFKPYCEDWKQQFESEKKKIENVLGDRILVIHHIGSTSIPGMLAKPTIDLLVEVTSIQSIGEELCVLGYESLGENGIKGRRFFLKSEEGKRTHHVHLFENASDEVERHLAFRDYLIAHKEEAVRYAAVKKESMALGLSVDQYQRKKSSLVEQLTKRALRWVKSRES; via the coding sequence ATGAGGAAGTTAGAGTTCAAACCATATTGTGAGGATTGGAAACAACAATTTGAAAGTGAAAAGAAAAAAATCGAGAATGTATTAGGCGATCGTATCTTGGTCATCCATCATATTGGAAGTACGTCTATACCTGGAATGTTGGCTAAACCGACGATTGATTTACTAGTAGAGGTAACGTCTATTCAATCAATCGGTGAAGAGTTGTGTGTGCTTGGTTATGAATCATTGGGGGAAAACGGTATAAAAGGAAGGAGATTCTTCCTTAAAAGCGAAGAAGGAAAAAGGACTCATCATGTACATCTCTTTGAAAACGCTTCAGATGAAGTCGAGCGACACTTGGCATTTAGAGATTATCTCATTGCTCATAAGGAAGAGGCGGTTCGCTATGCAGCCGTAAAAAAAGAATCAATGGCATTGGGACTTAGTGTTGACCAGTATCAGCGAAAGAAATCATCTCTTGTAGAACAATTAACAAAACGAGCATTGAGATGGGTAAAATCTCGTGAAAGTTGA
- a CDS encoding GNAT family N-acetyltransferase yields MSVIELTTNRLKLRLFQEEEAEHIAALCNNYAIYRSTLTMPYPYTVDDARLWMKNHRKNIEQDKRYELAVTCQKSGMLYGAIMLNPNYQHKHGEMAYWIGEPYWGKGYGTEALRAMIDFAFIEKNLHRVYARYFKSNPASGRVMEKAGMTKEGVLKDHVYKEGAFEDLVYYGMVNPTYTA; encoded by the coding sequence ATGAGCGTAATTGAATTGACTACGAACCGACTCAAACTACGGTTATTTCAAGAGGAGGAGGCTGAACATATTGCGGCACTTTGTAACAACTATGCCATCTATCGATCGACGTTGACGATGCCATATCCGTATACAGTAGATGATGCACGGCTTTGGATGAAGAATCATCGGAAAAATATTGAGCAGGATAAACGGTATGAACTGGCGGTTACGTGTCAAAAAAGTGGCATGCTTTATGGTGCGATTATGTTAAATCCGAACTATCAGCACAAGCATGGGGAGATGGCATATTGGATTGGTGAACCGTATTGGGGAAAGGGCTACGGAACAGAAGCATTGAGAGCGATGATCGATTTTGCTTTCATTGAGAAGAACTTACACCGAGTGTATGCTCGTTATTTTAAATCAAATCCCGCATCAGGAAGGGTTATGGAAAAGGCTGGAATGACAAAAGAAGGTGTCTTAAAAGATCATGTGTATAAGGAAGGTGCGTTTGAAGATCTTGTTTATTACGGAATGGTTAATCCAACGTATACCGCGTGA
- a CDS encoding DUF4190 domain-containing protein, whose product MSTATTKTNTNAVISLCLGIVSLILPFVGLLVGVIGIFLAKSALTQIEQSSEAGKGIASAGLVCSVIGIVLQLLLIVGGLSLVFFSIA is encoded by the coding sequence ATGTCAACGGCTACAACGAAAACAAACACGAATGCTGTTATAAGCTTATGCCTTGGCATTGTGTCACTAATCTTACCATTTGTCGGTTTACTAGTTGGCGTTATTGGTATTTTTTTAGCAAAATCGGCCCTTACGCAAATTGAACAGTCAAGTGAAGCAGGGAAAGGGATCGCTAGTGCTGGTCTTGTCTGCAGTGTTATAGGGATTGTTTTACAGTTGTTGTTAATTGTTGGTGGACTGTCTCTTGTCTTTTTTTCAATTGCATAG
- a CDS encoding DeoR/GlpR family DNA-binding transcription regulator, whose product MYQEERLVKIVSELKKRGKLSNQDVCQLLDVSRDTARRDIIRLVEEGNAVRTHGGIASTFLMSELEKYKESGFNERKERASREKRMIAKKAASVLKDKDLCFFDVSTTIASLSTLVTKKIAVYTHSLDNAEILAKKEFVDFHLLGGRFNQENRFFYDLYTIKSQLEDVYFDYAFIGAAGLTEDGVYFVDKEDARIKKEAIKRAKRVYVLTDYEKFNKTSYYKSAGLADIDVVITNEFPPENLRECFLSNHIQVELTDS is encoded by the coding sequence ATGTATCAAGAGGAGCGCCTTGTTAAAATTGTATCGGAGCTTAAGAAAAGAGGTAAGCTTTCTAATCAAGACGTATGTCAGCTGTTGGATGTTTCTCGTGATACAGCACGACGGGATATTATTCGTCTTGTGGAAGAAGGAAATGCTGTACGAACCCATGGTGGAATTGCTTCAACATTCTTAATGAGTGAGCTAGAGAAGTACAAAGAGTCTGGCTTTAATGAACGAAAAGAACGTGCATCAAGAGAGAAAAGAATGATAGCAAAGAAAGCTGCATCCGTATTGAAAGATAAGGATTTATGTTTTTTTGATGTGTCGACTACAATTGCAAGTTTAAGTACATTGGTTACAAAAAAAATAGCGGTCTATACGCATTCCCTTGATAATGCTGAAATATTAGCAAAAAAAGAGTTTGTTGATTTTCATTTGTTAGGCGGACGCTTTAATCAGGAGAATCGTTTTTTTTATGACCTATATACGATCAAAAGTCAGCTAGAAGATGTGTATTTTGATTATGCGTTTATTGGAGCCGCTGGCTTAACGGAAGATGGCGTCTATTTTGTTGATAAAGAGGATGCGCGGATTAAGAAAGAGGCGATTAAGAGAGCGAAGCGGGTTTATGTACTGACTGATTACGAAAAGTTTAATAAAACAAGCTATTATAAATCAGCTGGATTAGCAGATATTGATGTCGTAATTACAAATGAATTTCCTCCAGAAAATTTACGAGAGTGCTTTTTAAGCAACCATATTCAAGTGGAATTAACAGATTCTTAG
- a CDS encoding TraB/GumN family protein — protein sequence MKKKWTMVTVAALSFLAACNEVDDENEATQTDENDETVETAGLTDGNGGFLWKIEHEDTDVYLQGTIHVGREDFYPLNEQTEAAYDAADVILPEVDLVDVDQNEVETMMTGLSLLEEGQTLDELISDEAFEKLEAIFAEYGMPVELVQGFEPWFVENMLLSFAIAESDVDEASGVDEYFLNRAVDDGKEIRELESIESQFNVLSGFSMETQIQLLEHRLQNMDEAGEELETMADSWVDGDIEGLVGTWDDLEESAIDKEYAYELNEVRNYDMANTIADILQENSGQTYFVIVGSLHLVAEPSIVSILEDEGYTVEFVY from the coding sequence ATGAAGAAAAAGTGGACGATGGTGACAGTAGCTGCTTTAAGTTTTCTGGCGGCTTGTAATGAAGTCGATGATGAGAATGAGGCAACCCAAACAGATGAAAATGACGAGACGGTTGAAACAGCAGGCTTAACAGACGGAAATGGTGGTTTTTTATGGAAAATTGAACATGAAGATACCGACGTTTACTTGCAAGGAACGATTCATGTAGGACGTGAAGATTTTTATCCCCTTAATGAGCAAACAGAAGCGGCTTATGACGCGGCAGATGTGATCTTACCAGAAGTGGACTTAGTTGATGTGGATCAGAATGAAGTCGAGACGATGATGACTGGTCTGTCCTTATTAGAAGAAGGCCAAACCCTTGATGAGCTGATCTCAGATGAAGCATTTGAGAAGCTAGAGGCCATTTTTGCTGAATATGGTATGCCAGTCGAACTCGTTCAGGGGTTTGAGCCATGGTTTGTGGAAAATATGTTGCTGTCATTTGCAATTGCTGAGAGTGATGTGGATGAAGCGTCTGGTGTAGACGAATATTTTCTAAACCGAGCTGTTGATGATGGAAAAGAAATTAGAGAGCTTGAGAGCATCGAATCGCAATTTAATGTCTTGTCTGGTTTTTCGATGGAGACTCAGATTCAATTATTAGAACACAGGCTCCAGAACATGGATGAAGCAGGGGAAGAGCTTGAAACAATGGCAGATAGTTGGGTTGATGGTGACATTGAAGGATTGGTAGGGACTTGGGATGATTTAGAGGAGTCCGCTATAGATAAGGAATATGCATATGAATTAAATGAAGTCCGCAATTACGATATGGCCAATACGATTGCTGATATTCTCCAAGAAAACAGTGGTCAAACGTATTTTGTCATTGTAGGTTCTTTACATTTAGTGGCCGAGCCAAGCATCGTGTCCATTCTGGAAGATGAAGGGTACACAGTTGAGTTTGTTTATTAG
- a CDS encoding MFS transporter: MSKHQSVFTHKSFVASWSGNAVSELGGAFGTFCNAIIIFQLTGSTLALGSMWLLYFTPSLILQLFIGPFIDRWSKKWVMVSCQWVRASVFCVPLLAMASGEVAIWHIYVVQLIVGLVTPLYVPANQALLPTLVNRELLKQANAYIDGTARMMMFLSPLVAGLVIEVVGVPITLLVVCSLLILSGVALLFIEEKPSLQRERKQPWLAELREGYHFFFKQKTMLWLGVFLTVVQFGVGVTMVTTLPYVIDNLSGTYAHYGYFMAGFPIGYMLGSIIVAKVNRFRGRRVLFGALVVGGMTFTVLALNQSIAFAILTEVIGGMAMAVFSIHHLTICQKITPTQLMGNVFSIRLLLIRASMPFGILLGGTLGDLMGVRPLYLFIGFVISGTASLGMLLPYFKFIDDSA; the protein is encoded by the coding sequence ATGAGCAAACACCAGTCTGTTTTTACACATAAATCATTTGTTGCGTCTTGGAGTGGGAATGCTGTTTCAGAACTTGGAGGTGCATTTGGAACCTTTTGTAACGCCATTATTATTTTTCAACTAACGGGTTCCACACTTGCACTAGGAAGTATGTGGCTACTCTATTTTACTCCTTCATTAATATTGCAACTGTTTATAGGGCCATTTATCGATCGTTGGAGTAAAAAATGGGTCATGGTCAGTTGTCAGTGGGTAAGAGCTAGTGTCTTTTGTGTCCCACTTTTAGCGATGGCATCAGGAGAGGTGGCCATTTGGCATATCTATGTTGTCCAATTGATCGTAGGTTTAGTGACCCCACTTTATGTTCCCGCAAATCAAGCACTTTTACCAACACTCGTAAATCGTGAATTATTAAAACAAGCAAATGCTTATATAGATGGTACGGCGAGAATGATGATGTTTCTCTCTCCATTAGTTGCGGGGCTTGTAATTGAAGTAGTTGGTGTACCGATAACGTTACTGGTTGTTTGTAGTCTTCTGATTTTAAGTGGAGTCGCACTGCTCTTTATTGAAGAAAAACCTTCCTTACAAAGAGAGAGAAAACAGCCGTGGCTAGCTGAACTTAGAGAGGGCTATCATTTTTTCTTCAAACAAAAAACGATGCTATGGCTAGGCGTTTTTCTTACTGTTGTCCAATTCGGAGTAGGTGTCACAATGGTTACGACGCTTCCATACGTCATCGACAATCTTTCAGGTACCTATGCACATTATGGGTATTTTATGGCAGGGTTTCCAATTGGTTATATGCTAGGGTCTATCATTGTTGCAAAAGTAAATCGATTCCGTGGTAGGCGCGTGCTGTTTGGTGCCCTTGTCGTAGGTGGGATGACGTTTACTGTCTTGGCGTTAAACCAGAGTATTGCATTTGCCATCCTAACGGAAGTCATTGGCGGCATGGCGATGGCGGTTTTTAGTATCCACCACTTAACGATCTGTCAGAAAATCACGCCTACACAACTTATGGGGAATGTTTTTTCTATACGGCTGTTGTTAATAAGGGCAAGCATGCCATTTGGTATCTTATTAGGTGGCACATTAGGTGATCTAATGGGGGTTCGCCCATTATATTTATTTATTGGTTTTGTGATAAGTGGAACAGCTAGTCTTGGAATGTTGCTTCCTTATTTTAAATTTATTGATGATTCTGCTTAA
- a CDS encoding ArsR/SmtB family transcription factor produces the protein MDVIHSTVRKRKTYEVVIHRSILWECALGIAAITNDRLLHTLDKPTSYWTKLRSSLSQELQDNLNLVQKNNSWKALLQLLHRKNYNDMKEFVDDLQTLSEVELKFTCLPFIGEEYQAVRELASIGDKKACSELREASAENPFFPDYITFITTGDASQLRQHLIAVLSQWYEQVIKENVEEVEQILETDYEAKVKMKEQLSPETFVQWATGGIQYKPEPQVFTVLLIPQTCYRPWNIEADLEGIKVFYYPVANASMLPADPFMLPDFLVQKYKALGDDVRMKMVKILHDRDRSLQEITELLELGKSTVHHHLKMLRSAKLVTVKESKYTLEKEAFPLMAKDLEAFLQRPV, from the coding sequence ATGGACGTTATACATTCAACCGTTCGCAAAAGAAAGACTTATGAAGTAGTGATACACCGGTCCATTTTGTGGGAATGTGCGTTAGGGATTGCTGCCATTACAAACGATCGGTTGCTCCACACGTTAGACAAGCCAACATCGTATTGGACGAAATTAAGGTCCAGCTTATCACAAGAGCTACAGGACAACCTCAATTTGGTTCAAAAAAACAACTCTTGGAAAGCATTGCTACAACTCCTTCATCGGAAGAACTATAACGATATGAAGGAATTTGTAGACGATCTCCAGACATTATCAGAAGTTGAACTGAAATTTACGTGTCTGCCGTTTATTGGGGAAGAGTATCAAGCGGTTCGGGAGTTGGCATCAATAGGTGACAAAAAGGCATGTAGTGAACTACGAGAGGCTTCGGCTGAAAACCCGTTTTTTCCCGACTATATTACATTTATAACCACCGGTGATGCTTCGCAACTGAGGCAACATCTCATTGCCGTGCTGTCCCAATGGTATGAACAGGTGATAAAAGAGAATGTAGAGGAAGTTGAACAAATACTAGAAACCGATTATGAGGCAAAGGTGAAAATGAAAGAGCAACTGTCACCAGAGACATTTGTTCAATGGGCAACAGGGGGAATTCAATATAAGCCGGAGCCTCAAGTTTTTACAGTATTGTTAATCCCGCAAACCTGTTATCGTCCGTGGAATATTGAAGCTGATCTAGAAGGCATCAAGGTGTTTTATTACCCGGTTGCCAATGCAAGTATGTTGCCGGCAGATCCATTTATGCTCCCTGATTTCCTCGTGCAGAAATATAAAGCGTTAGGTGACGATGTACGCATGAAAATGGTCAAAATACTTCATGACAGAGATCGTAGCTTGCAGGAGATAACGGAATTACTTGAGTTGGGAAAATCAACTGTCCACCATCATTTAAAAATGCTACGTTCTGCAAAATTAGTGACGGTAAAGGAATCAAAGTATACGTTAGAAAAAGAAGCATTTCCATTAATGGCAAAAGATTTAGAAGCATTTTTGCAACGACCTGTATAG
- a CDS encoding DUF6366 family protein gives MSDRNPGPEERREWLRQEERKRNPLGNMNDAHNGGGLTDLIGMLGWKTTGVVFSIMIVILLGLLFI, from the coding sequence ATGTCGGATCGAAATCCAGGCCCTGAAGAGAGAAGAGAGTGGTTACGGCAGGAAGAGCGTAAGAGAAACCCTCTTGGAAATATGAATGATGCCCATAACGGTGGCGGGCTAACAGATTTAATAGGAATGCTAGGGTGGAAAACGACAGGGGTTGTTTTTAGCATTATGATTGTTATCCTTCTTGGACTTCTATTCATTTAA
- a CDS encoding HAD family hydrolase, with amino-acid sequence MNNLFKDVDLVIFDLDGTLYEDTDHFDYYADTLAKELSEETQERFFTDYKEMKKGNHIVSIGKAYDVKNDYVIEVDPFKGHVKKVHRWDGEEVSATEWENLYPSPVSYDFDQLIAIGDGWWLPNVAARHYGISDPQPAYDATKEYMATEHFSLTVIEGLREGLLSLKEKKSVVLLTNSTEDDVERLLHLLQLEGVFHEVITSARKPQYTKQRFEEIITRYNTSPEKTLSIGDNYLNEIIPAQTLGMKSIYIDLEEGAMTFGDVKVRSISNLIEQMKEA; translated from the coding sequence ATGAATAACCTTTTTAAGGACGTAGATTTAGTCATTTTTGATTTGGATGGTACACTTTATGAAGATACGGATCATTTTGATTACTACGCTGACACACTTGCAAAAGAACTTTCAGAAGAGACACAGGAGCGTTTCTTTACTGACTATAAAGAAATGAAAAAAGGCAATCACATTGTCTCAATTGGGAAGGCTTACGATGTTAAGAACGACTATGTCATTGAAGTAGATCCATTTAAAGGACATGTGAAAAAAGTACATCGATGGGATGGAGAAGAAGTTTCAGCTACCGAATGGGAAAACCTTTATCCATCACCTGTCAGCTACGATTTTGATCAGCTTATTGCAATTGGTGACGGCTGGTGGCTCCCTAATGTCGCTGCTCGTCATTATGGTATTTCCGATCCACAGCCTGCCTATGATGCAACAAAAGAATACATGGCAACTGAACACTTTTCTCTCACGGTTATAGAAGGTTTACGCGAAGGACTTCTTTCCTTAAAAGAGAAAAAATCGGTTGTTCTTCTGACAAATAGTACCGAGGATGATGTTGAACGGCTACTCCACCTGTTACAGTTAGAGGGTGTGTTCCACGAAGTCATTACTTCAGCTCGAAAACCACAATATACGAAGCAACGATTCGAAGAGATTATCACCCGTTACAACACATCACCTGAGAAAACCCTCTCTATTGGTGACAACTATTTAAATGAAATCATTCCTGCTCAAACACTCGGAATGAAATCAATCTATATTGATTTAGAAGAAGGAGCAATGACTTTCGGCGATGTAAAAGTTCGAAGCATCTCCAACTTAATTGAACAAATGAAAGAAGCGTAA
- a CDS encoding HD domain-containing protein: protein MIINEPLYPDICMLPWEKALFQTRSVKRLKYLAHYGAGSLVSPVTHSRFEHTVGVWKLTAWFFHEDRALRAAAILHDIGHLPFSHAVERTLGYNHHVLTERLIQSEEICTILRDNKIRVEDVVACLNQENGLTGTRDIIGLDHVDSFFRDMYMMGDVDRLPNEILPFMNCTRAGVEADETTCSFIMNCILSDHQLFLSPLLLAADQLLAKAVHRYCKHHNDVSISLLTDDELLSVLKRSQIKEVEELLDVLLYQTENLSFSETLTGEGLLLNVQKIYNKAPLYNGKSYVETKDGAEKIRQLQQLEQTYSAEWT from the coding sequence ATGATCATAAACGAACCGTTGTATCCTGACATATGCATGCTTCCTTGGGAAAAAGCGCTCTTTCAAACGAGATCCGTTAAACGACTGAAATATTTAGCGCACTATGGTGCAGGTTCATTGGTTTCTCCTGTTACTCACTCTAGGTTCGAGCACACAGTAGGGGTTTGGAAGCTGACAGCATGGTTTTTTCATGAGGATCGTGCATTACGCGCCGCAGCAATATTGCACGATATTGGACATCTGCCTTTTTCACATGCTGTTGAGCGAACACTTGGATACAATCATCACGTATTAACAGAAAGGCTGATTCAATCAGAAGAGATCTGTACCATCTTAAGGGACAATAAGATTAGGGTTGAAGATGTAGTAGCTTGCTTAAATCAAGAGAATGGTTTAACAGGTACAAGGGACATTATCGGCCTTGATCATGTGGACAGCTTTTTTCGTGATATGTATATGATGGGCGATGTGGATCGATTGCCTAATGAAATTCTTCCATTTATGAACTGCACAAGAGCAGGGGTGGAGGCTGATGAAACGACGTGCTCGTTTATAATGAATTGCATCCTTAGTGATCATCAACTGTTTCTTTCGCCTTTATTACTTGCAGCAGATCAACTATTAGCAAAAGCCGTACATCGTTATTGTAAACACCATAATGATGTAAGCATTAGCCTGTTAACAGATGATGAACTACTAAGTGTATTGAAGCGATCTCAAATTAAGGAAGTGGAAGAGCTACTCGATGTGCTTCTTTATCAAACAGAAAACCTTTCGTTTAGTGAGACTCTTACAGGTGAAGGATTGCTACTGAACGTTCAAAAGATCTACAATAAAGCCCCACTCTATAATGGGAAGTCATACGTTGAAACGAAGGACGGTGCGGAGAAAATAAGACAGTTACAACAACTTGAACAGACTTATAGCGCTGAATGGACGTGA
- a CDS encoding LCP family protein, which yields MDSRQKKRKVNRKRRVLKITLLVSTVLLLALGAGFWYIYSQVSNTASNSYEQLERGDKSNLRVEPVDVGKDNFSMLLLGSDYREGDDYERTDTLIVATFNKSDRSIILTSIPRDTYTEIIGYHGGGIYDKINHAHAFGGMSMAVDTVENLLDIPIDHYALIRFDGFVEVIDALGGVEVDVTYEFDFKEASTNADYSFTEGPTQMDGSKALAYARERKSVEGGGDKGRGIRQQQIIESVINESTSISNITNFDDVLQAVGNNLRMDLTMGNIVSLSGYAGSINDIESMQLQTEGFRQANAQGQSIWYERIDPTSLQEIQTTLKDHLEIDDSLQADSTTQ from the coding sequence ATGGATTCTCGTCAGAAGAAAAGAAAAGTAAATCGAAAAAGAAGAGTATTAAAAATAACATTATTAGTTTCTACAGTATTGCTACTAGCATTAGGTGCTGGTTTTTGGTATATCTATAGTCAAGTAAGCAACACAGCTTCTAACTCTTATGAACAATTAGAGCGAGGCGATAAATCGAATTTAAGAGTGGAGCCAGTTGATGTAGGAAAAGACAATTTTTCAATGTTGTTGCTCGGAAGTGATTATCGTGAAGGAGATGATTATGAGCGAACAGATACATTAATTGTGGCAACGTTCAATAAATCAGATCGTTCGATTATTTTAACGAGCATCCCACGTGATACGTACACAGAAATTATTGGTTATCACGGTGGTGGGATTTACGATAAGATTAACCATGCCCACGCTTTTGGTGGAATGAGCATGGCTGTTGATACAGTTGAGAACTTATTAGATATTCCAATCGATCATTATGCGTTAATTCGTTTTGATGGGTTTGTTGAAGTCATTGATGCTCTTGGTGGTGTGGAAGTAGACGTTACTTATGAGTTTGATTTTAAAGAAGCATCAACAAACGCTGATTATTCCTTTACAGAAGGGCCAACACAAATGGATGGTTCAAAGGCATTAGCCTATGCGAGAGAACGTAAATCTGTTGAAGGTGGCGGAGACAAAGGTAGAGGAATTCGCCAACAACAAATTATTGAATCTGTTATTAATGAATCAACTTCTATATCAAATATTACTAATTTTGATGATGTGCTTCAAGCAGTGGGTAATAACCTTAGAATGGATTTAACAATGGGGAACATTGTCTCATTAAGCGGTTATGCTGGGTCAATTAATGATATTGAAAGCATGCAGTTACAAACGGAAGGATTTCGTCAAGCTAACGCGCAAGGACAAAGCATTTGGTATGAACGAATTGATCCAACGAGTTTACAAGAAATTCAAACAACATTAAAGGATCATCTTGAGATTGACGACTCTCTTCAAGCTGATTCAACGACGCAATAA
- a CDS encoding S66 family peptidase: protein MIRYPMFEKGAKIGVTAPSSGVPESLHHLLHAAIARMQQRGYNVKTCHSAWTQSLVRSASGGTRGQEFNDLMSDPDVTCIFPPWGGELLIEMLEFVDFEKVQEKWVLGYSDISSLLLAITLRTGVATAHGTNFIDLRGSETDPTTAMWETVLQTNVHETIVQCSSTLFQQQWEHDNPTEWVFHLTEKTEWKSINKNDQEVSGRLVGGCMDTIRHLIGTPYGDIATFQKATVGGDPLLWYFENVALSPTDMKRTLMQMKYAGWFNHCSGIVFGRSSAEESGNGYKFTDVYQEVSDALQVPLLYDLDCGHLPPQVTLVNGAYGTIVVEGGKGEVIQRFKP from the coding sequence ATGATACGTTATCCTATGTTTGAAAAAGGAGCTAAAATTGGGGTTACAGCACCCTCTTCTGGAGTGCCTGAATCGTTACATCACCTCTTACACGCTGCGATTGCGCGTATGCAGCAAAGAGGGTATAACGTGAAAACGTGCCACTCTGCGTGGACACAAAGCCTTGTTAGGTCAGCTAGTGGTGGCACACGTGGGCAAGAGTTTAATGACTTAATGAGTGATCCTGACGTGACATGCATTTTTCCACCGTGGGGTGGAGAGCTGTTAATTGAAATGCTGGAATTCGTGGATTTTGAGAAGGTTCAAGAAAAGTGGGTTCTTGGCTATTCTGATATAAGCTCACTCCTTCTTGCTATTACACTTAGAACAGGGGTAGCAACCGCTCACGGTACCAACTTTATTGATTTGAGAGGCAGTGAAACAGATCCAACTACGGCGATGTGGGAGACCGTATTACAAACGAACGTGCATGAAACAATCGTGCAATGTTCATCTACCTTATTCCAGCAACAGTGGGAGCATGATAACCCAACCGAATGGGTGTTTCATTTAACTGAAAAAACAGAGTGGAAATCAATAAATAAGAACGATCAGGAGGTAAGTGGACGTCTTGTCGGTGGGTGTATGGATACCATTCGTCACTTAATAGGGACGCCTTATGGGGATATCGCTACTTTTCAGAAAGCTACCGTTGGAGGCGATCCACTTCTATGGTATTTTGAAAACGTTGCGCTCTCACCAACAGACATGAAACGGACGCTTATGCAAATGAAGTATGCGGGCTGGTTTAACCACTGTAGTGGAATTGTTTTTGGAAGAAGTTCGGCTGAGGAAAGTGGGAATGGCTACAAGTTTACAGATGTCTATCAAGAAGTAAGCGATGCACTACAAGTACCTCTATTGTATGACCTTGATTGTGGGCATTTACCTCCCCAAGTGACACTTGTGAATGGTGCATATGGCACCATTGTAGTAGAAGGAGGAAAAGGAGAAGTGATCCAACGATTTAAGCCGTAA
- a CDS encoding maltose acetyltransferase domain-containing protein, whose translation MITEKQKMLRGELYNPADEELSEERKKARALMHAYNQTNDQREREETIIELIGKSDGQPVFEGTFKCDYGYNVHVGKNFFANFDAVFLDVCTITFGDNCMLGPGVHVYTATHPIDPHERASGLEYGKPVQFGNHVWVGGRAVINPGVTVGNNVVIASGAVVTKDVPDNVVVGGNPARVIKPV comes from the coding sequence TTGATAACAGAAAAACAAAAAATGTTACGCGGAGAATTATATAATCCCGCTGACGAAGAACTGAGTGAAGAGCGCAAAAAGGCACGTGCATTAATGCATGCGTATAATCAGACGAATGATCAACGAGAAAGAGAAGAAACAATCATTGAGCTTATTGGTAAGTCTGATGGTCAACCTGTATTTGAAGGCACGTTTAAATGTGATTATGGATACAATGTTCATGTAGGTAAGAATTTTTTTGCGAACTTTGACGCTGTGTTTTTAGATGTATGTACCATTACGTTTGGTGATAACTGTATGCTAGGGCCAGGGGTGCATGTCTATACTGCGACGCATCCAATTGATCCGCACGAACGAGCGAGTGGACTTGAATACGGGAAACCAGTCCAATTTGGGAACCATGTTTGGGTAGGAGGACGAGCCGTCATCAATCCAGGTGTGACCGTCGGAAACAATGTCGTTATTGCTTCTGGTGCTGTTGTAACAAAAGATGTTCCAGATAACGTTGTTGTAGGTGGGAATCCGGCGAGAGTGATTAAACCAGTTTAG